The following DNA comes from Sphingopyxis sp. BSN-002.
CTTCTTCATCGACCGGCCCATCTTTTCATGGGTCATCGCGATCGGCATCCTGCTCGCCGGGATCATCGCGCTGCGCAGCCTTCCCGTCGAACAATATCCGTCGGTCGCCCCGCCATCGCTGACGATCAGCGTCACCTATCCCGGCGCCGACGCCGGCACGCTCGAACAGAATGTCACCCAGGTCATCGAGCAGGAGCTCAACGGCGTCGAGGGCTTCCTCTATATGGCGTCGACCAGCGAATCGAACGGGACGGCGTCGATCACGCTGACCTTCGAGGCGGGGACCGACATCGACAAGGCGCAGATGGACGTCCAGAACCGCCTCAACCGTGTCGAGCAACGGCTGCCGGAGGACGTGCGTCGTCAGGGGATCACGGTGACCGAGGCGAACTCGGGCTTCCTGCTGATCGTCGCGATCACGTCGAAGAGCGGCAACACCGACCCGATGGAGGTCAATAATTTCGCCAACACGCGCGTGCTCGACGAGCTTCGCCGCGTGAACGGCGTCGGCAACGTCCAGGCCTTTGCGCCCGAATATGCGATGCGCATCTGGCTCGATCCGCAAAAGCTCGCCTCGCATGGTCTGTCGCCCGCCGAAGCGCTCGGCGCGGTGCAGGAACAGAACAGCCAGACCCCCGGCGGCCAGCTCGGCGACCAGCCGATCGCGAAGGGGGCGCAGCTCAACGCCGTGATCACGACGCAGGGCCGCTTCACCAAGCCCGAGCAGTTCGAAAGCATCATCCTGCGCGCCAACCCCGACGGGTCGGCGGTGACGCTGGGCGATGTCGGTCGGGTCGAACTCGGCGCGGCAAGCTATCTCTTCTCGTCCGAACTCAACGGCAAACCGATGGCGGGGCTCGCGGTCCAGCTCACGCCCGGCGCCAACGCGCTGTCGACCGCCGAAGGCATCCGGACGCGGATGGACGAGCTGTCGAAGGGATTTCCGCCCGACATCACATGGTCGATCCCGTACGACACCACGCCCTTCATCAGCCTGTCGATCGAGGAAGTGGTCAAGACGCTGGGCGAGGCGATGCTGCTCGTCTTCCTGGTCATGTTCCTGTTTCTCCAGAACTGGCGCGCGACGGTGATCCCGACCGTCGTCGTCCCGATCGCGCTTGCGGGCGCCTGTCTCGGGCTCTGGGCCGCCGGCTTCTCGATCAACGTGCTGACCTTGTTCGGGATGGTGCTGGCGATCGGCATCCTCGTCGACGATGCGATCGTCGTGATCGAGAATGTCGAACGCATCATGAGCGAGGAACATGTCTCGCCCTATGAAGCGACCGTGAAGGCGATGGGGCAGATCACCTCGGCGATCATCGGCATCACGCTGGTGCTGATCGCGGTGTTCATCCCGATGGCCTTCTTCCCCGGATCGACGGGCGGCATCTATCGCCAGTTCTCGCTGACGCTGGCGATCTCGATCGCCTTCTCGGCGCTGCTCGCGCTGACGCTGACCCCGGCCCTGTGCGCGACCTTGCTGAAACCGCACGACAACACGGTCCGAAAGGGCCCAATCGGCGAACGCGCCGACCGCTTCTTTGCGGGCTTCAACGGCTGGTTCGGCCGCACGACCGACCGCTATCAGGGCCGCGTCGGGCGCATATTGTCGGCGCCGCTGCGCTGGCTCGGCATCTTCGTCGCGATGGTCGCGGTGACCGCGCTGCTGTTCACCCGCCTGCCCGGCTCGTTCCTGCCGCAGGAGGATCAGGGCTATCTGATCACCGTCATCCAGGCGCCCCCGGGCGCGACGACCCAGCGCACCAATGAAGCGACCAAGCAGGTGAAGGCCTTCTTTGCCGCACAGCCGCAGGTCGCCAATGTCGTATCGGTCAACGGCTTCAGCTTCTTTGGGCAGGGACAGGCGAACGCGATCATGTTCACGCCGCTGAAGCCGTGGGAAGACCGCAAGGGCAAGGAAAACAGCGCCGACGCGATCGCCGGCAAGGCGATGGGCGCCTTCATGGGGATCAAGCAGGCCTTCGTCTTCTCGCTGAGCCCGCCGTCGATCCCCGAACTCGGCACCGCGAGCGGCTTTACCTTCAAGCTGCAGGACCGCGGCGGCAACGGCCGCGCCGCGCTGATGCAGGCGCGCAACCAGATGCTCGGCGGCGCGATGCAGAGCAAGACGCTCGCCAACGTCCGCCCCGAGGGTCAGGAGGACGCCCCCGTGCTGCGCGTCGACATCGACCGCATAAAGGCGCGCGCGCTCGGCCTGTCGATCGGCGACGTCAATGCGACGCTCGCGATCGCCTTCGGCAGTGCCTATGCCAACGACTTCACGCGTGAGGGCCGCGTGCTGCGCGTGCTGATCCAGGCCGACGCCGCGAGCCGCATGACCCCGCAGGACGTCGTCGACCTGAAGGTGCGCAGCGCCGACGGGCAGATGGTCCCCTTCGGGTCGTTCAGTACCGCCAAATGGTCGGCCGACGCGCCGCAGCTCCAGCGCTACAACGGCTATCCCGCGATGACGATCTCGGGCGAGCCCGCTCCCGGCCAGTCGACCGGCGAGGCGATGGCCGAGATGGAGCGGCTTGCCGCCTCCCTGCCCGCGGGCTTCGCCTATGAATGGACCGGCATCTCGTACGAGGAGAAACAGTCGTCGGGTCAGATCGGGATGCTGCTCGGCCTGTCGCTCGTCGTCGTCTTCCTGCTGCTCGCGGCACTCTATGAAAGCTGGTCGGTTCCCGTCGCGGTGCTGCTCGTCGTGCCGCTGGGCGTGCTCGGCGCGGTGCTCTTTTCGATGTTGCGCGGACTCAGCGCCGACATCTATTTCAACGTCGGACTGATCACGATCATCGGCCTTTCGGCAAAGAATGCGATCCTGATCGTCGAGTTCGCGATCGAGCAGGAGGCCGAAGGCAAGTCGACGCTCGACGCGGTCATGGAAGCGGTAAAGCTGCGCCTCCGCCCGATCATCATGACCAGCCTCGCCTTCATCCTCGGCATGGTACCGCTCGTCATCGCCAGCGGCGCTGGCGCGGCGAGCCGCATCGCGGTCGGGTCGGGCGTGATGGGCGGGATGATCGCCGCGACGTTGCTCGGCATCTTCTTCATCCCGCTCTTCTACCTCTCGGTGCGCAAGTGGATCAGCCGCAAGCGGCCGCCGTCACCAGCCGAAAAGGGCCATCACGAGCCGGAGCCCGATCATGCGTAACGCCGCCCTCGCCCTGCTCGCCGCGACGATGCTCACCGGCTGCGTCAACCTTGCCCCCAAGCACACGCAGCCTGCGCTGCCGACCGACGCGCATTATCCGGAAGGATTCGCGAACGACGTGACGCTCGGGCAGCGCGCGACCGAAATCGCGTGGCGCGATTTCTTCGCCGATCCGCAGCTCGAGGCGCTGATCGCGCGCGCGATCGAACGCAACCGCGACCTTGCGATCGCGGTTGCGCAGATCGAGGAGGCGCGCGGCCAGTATCGCATCCAGGACGCCGACCGGCTGCCGACCGTCGGTGCGAGCGCGGAGGCGATGCGCAGCCGCAGTGCTTCGCTGACCGGCCCCGGCACCGACACGTCGAACCGCTATTCGGTGGGCGTCGGCGTGACCTCGTTCGAGCTCGATTTCTGGGGGCGGGTCAAGAATCTCTCGGAAGCCGCGCGCAGCCAGTATCTCGCGACCCAGCAGGCCGAGCGCGCGTTCCGCCTGACGCTCGTCCGCGATGTGGCGTCGACCTATTTCGCCTCGCGCGGCGCCGAGGAGCAGATCAAACTGGCCGAAGCGACTGTAACGAGCCGGCGCGAGGGGCTGCGTATCGCGAAACTGCGGCTCGACGCGGGGGTGACCTCGGCGCTCGACTACCGCCAGTCGGAAACGCTGCTGACGCAGGCCGAGACCCAGCTTGCGAGCCTGAACCTTGCCAAGGCGCAGGCCGACAATTTCCTCGCCGTTCTCGTCGGGGGACCGCTGCCCGCGGACCTGCCCGCGCCGCTGGCGCTCGTCGACCAGTCGAAGCCGCCGGCGCTCACCGCCGGGCTGCCGTCGGAGCTGCTCGTCGCGCGGCCCGACATCATCGGGGCTGAAGAACAACTCCGCGCCGCGCGCGCCAATGTCGGCGCGGCTCGCGCCGCCTTCTTCCCGTCGATCTCGCTGACCGGCAACATCGGCTTCGCGTCGAACTCGCTCGACGGCCTGTTCACGAACAACGGGCTGACATGGAGCTTCGGACCGTCGATCACGCTGCCGATCTTCGATTTCGGGCGCAACAAGGGCAATCTGACCGTCGCCGAGGCGCGCGAGAATATCGCGGTCGCGTCCTATGAGAAGACGGTCCAGACGGCGTTTCGCGAAGTCGCCGACGCGCTCGCCGGTCGCCGTTATCTGGCCGAGCAGGTCGAGGCGCAGGAGCGCGGCACGCTCGCGACGCGCCGTATCGCCGACCTCGCGCGCAAGCGATACCGCGAGGGCGTGTCGACCTATCTCGAAGTGCTCGACGCCGAACGCAACCTGTTCGCGTCCGAACAGGCCCTGATCGAGGCCCGCCGCGCGCAGGTCGACAATCTGGTCACGCTCTATGTCGCGCTCGGTGGCGGGATGGTCGAGCGCCGCTGACGGCGCCGGCGCGCGTCAGGCGATCGCCTCGACAAGATTGCCGGCGCCCGTCTCGGACACCCCGAACCGCTGGCCGGTGAAGCGCTCGATGAGCGCCATCGCGGTCCGGCTGTGCTCGCTGAGCCGCACCGACGTGAAGGCGCCGCCGCGCGCCGCCGCAAAGGGCAGCAGCAGCTGGTCCTGCAAATAGGGCCCGGCAAAAGCGCCCGACGCGATATAGCCCGCCATGCGCTTGGCCGCAGTCTGCGCAACACGCTCGGCGGGGGTGCCGAGCTTGCCGAAGCCCGACATGATCTCGGTCACATGCTCGAAAGCCGCCTCGATAAGCACCGCATTGCCCGGGCCGTGCTCGGCGGAAAGCTGGCGCGTCGAAAACGCGTCGACCGGCCAGTCGGCAAGCATCTTTTGTGCGGCTTTCAGTTCGCGGTCGGCGATATCGAACGGAATGCCCGCAACGATCGCGGTCGTCTGCACGGCGCCGGCGGCGCCGCGCTCGATGCATTCGATCGGACGCAGCGGAGCAGGATCGATATCGACCTCGATCCGCCCTCCGCCGCGCGGGTAGAAGCCATGGCGGACGAGCCGGGCGGATATCGTCGGCCCCATCCGGTTGATGACGGGCAGCAGCGTGCGCGCGATGAATTCGAACGGTGGCGCCGCCATCGCGTGCGTCCCGCCCTCGATCACGAGGCGCGACGGCGCGTCGGCCATCATCAGCGGCACGAGGATCGTCTGGAGGACGAGCCCGGTGCTGCCCGCAGTGCCGACCGCGAAATGATAGTCGCCCGGCGTCACGCGCCCGGGCCGGAAGCCGATGCTGTTCGACCCGACCGCCAGCCCGGTGCATTCGCCGCCGCCGATCACGCACGCGGCCTCGATCGCCGTCACATGCTGGCGCATGAGCCCCGGCTTCTCGCGTCCCCCGCGGATATTCTCGATCGTGAAGGCCTCGCCGGTCAGCAGCGACAGCGCGCACGCATAGCGCAGCACCTGCCCCCCGCCTTCGCCTTCGGATCCGTCGATTGTGATCATGATTCTTCTTCTATCCAGTTGGTATTCGCCGGGTCCGGAACAAACACATGCGGCGTCCAGCAATCGGTTCGCAGCGTACCGACCTCCGCGCCGCACCGGCAAACCTGGTTGGGGCCATCGCAACCATCAAGGCCGCAACAGCCGTTCAGGCGACGCGCATCGGGCGTATCGCGGACTTGCCCGTCCAGATCGTCCGGGTTCAGCCAGTATTGTGGAGCATATTCGAGCGACGCCGGCTTATCAGCAAAGGATCGCTCGATCGGCTCCCAACTCTTGAAGGCGGCCCCGCGCGGCGTGAGAGGTGCCCGATCTTCGTGCTCGGGCGGCACCACGCCGGGTGTCTTGCTCGACACGATCGTCAGCGCATGCGTCAATCGCGCGCCGCAAGCGGAGCAGCACAAAACCTTCTTCACACGACATCTCCCCCGATGGCGGCGTGAAGGGGATCACCCCTTCACACACACCACCTGCTTCAGCGTATGGACGATCTCGACGAGGTCGGCTTGCGCCGCCATCACCGCCTCGATCGGCTTGTACGCCTTGGGCGTCTCGTCGATGACGCCTTCGTCCTTGCGGCATTCGACGCCCGCGGTGTCGGCGATATGCTCGTCGAGGGTGACGAGCTTCTTCGCCGCGGTGCGGCTCATGACGCGGCCCGCGCCATGGCTGCAGCTATCGAAGGACTCCGCGTTGCCCAGCCCGCGCACGATGAACGATTTCGCGCCCATCGAACCCGGGATGATCCCCATCGTGCCCTTCGCCGCGCGCACGGCCCCCTTGCGGGTGACGAGCACATTCTCGCCGAAGTGATTCTCGCGCGTCACATAATTGTGATGGCAGTTCACCGCTTCGGCCTCGGCCTCGAAAGGCTTGGCGATCTGGAGCCGGAGCGCGGAGATGACATTCGCCATCATCATGCGTCGGTTCAGCGCCGCAAAGTCCTGCGCCCAGCCGACCGCCTCGACATAATCGTCGAAATGATCGGTCCCTTCCGGGAAATAGGCGAGGTCTTCATCGGGCAGGTTGATAAACCACTTTCGCATGTCCTTCTTCGCCAGTTCGATGAAGTAGGTGCCGATCGCATTGCCGACACCACGCGATCCCGAATGCAGCATCACCCACACCCGCCCCTCGGTATCAAGGCACAGCTCGATGAAATGGTTTCCCGTTCCGAGCGTCCCCAGATGCGTGAGGTTGTTGGTGTTCTTCAGCCGCGGATGCTTGGCAACGATGCGTCCGAAACGCTCGGCAAGCGTCGCCCAGGCGTCGACGATGGCTTGCGGGGGGGCACCCCACGAGCCATGATCGCGCTGGCCGCGTCCGACTGACCGGCCGTGCGGAACCGCCGCCTCGATCGCGCTGCGAATGCCCTCCAGATTGTCGGGCAGGTCGTGCGCCATCAGCGTGGTGCGCGCGGCCATCATGCCGCAGCCGATATCGACGCCGACGGCAGCCGGGATCACCGCGCCCTTCGTCGGGATCACCGATCCGACGGTCGCACCGATGCCGACATGGACGTCGGGCATCGCCGCGACATGCCTGAACACGAACGGCATTTTCGCCGCCTTGGTCAGCTGTTCGCGCGCCATATCCTCGACGGGAACGCCGCGCGTCCACATCTTGACCGGGCGTCCGCCCTCGACGTTCATCACTTCATAGGTCGTCTGGGTCATGGCTGACCTCCCCTTGGCTTCCTTGGGGCAACGCCGCAACAATGGCGAGCCCTTCAAATATCTCACATCGTCCAGACGCTTGGGGGCGACCGGCCCATTCCGGCCGCCCCTCTTCCCGCGTCGTGCCGGAGGACGTGAACCCCGGCATGTTCAGACAATGCAGAAGCCGTGCCAGATCGCTGACCGAACCAAAAATTCGATACATTACGTTGTTAAAGAACGATAATTTATGGAATGACGAAAAAGCGGCTCCTCCCGGAAGATGAGATTTTCAGATATGATTGTATCGTAATTTATAAAATCATATACATGTCTCATGAAGCCACTGACCGTTCTCGGATTTCTCGGCTCGACCCTCGATGCGGGCAAGTTCGACGCCGGCCGCTGGAACAAATGGCGGCCGAGCGTGAGCATCTGCATGCAGGAGGATCTGCGCGTCGATCGCTTCATCCTGCTCCACGGCAGCTATCACCGCCGTCTCGCCGAGACCGTCGCGCGGGACATCGCCGACGTCTCGCCCGAGACCGAGGTCGTGCCCCACATCCTCGACTTCGACGACGCGTGGGATTTCGAAGAGGTCTATGGAAAGCTGCTCGATTTCGCGCGCGACTTTCCGTTCGATCCCGACACGCATGATTATCTGGTCCACATCACGACGGGCACACACGTCGCGCAGATCTGCCTCTTCCTGCTGACCGAGGCGCGCTATCTGCCGGGCCGGTTGCTGCAGACGCAGCCACAGCGCGGCGCGCCGCAGCCGGTCGGCACCTGGAATGCCATCGACCTCGACCTGTCGCGCTACGACAGCATCGCGACGCGGTTCGCCGAGGCGAGTGCGGACAGCGCCAGCTTTCTGAAAAGCGGTATCGAAACCCGCAACCCGGCATTCAACCGGATGATCGGGGAGATCGAGCAGGTCGCGATGCGCAGCCGCGCGCCCATCCTGCTGATGGGGCCGACCGGGGCAGGCAAGAGCCAGCTCGCGCGCAAGGTCTATGAGCTGAAGAAGCTCCGCCATCAGCTTGCCGGGCCGTTCGTCGAGGTCAATTGCGCGACCCTGAAAGGCGACAGCGCAACCTCGGCGCTGTTCGGCCACCGCAAGGGCGCCTTTACCGGCGCCGCGCAGGACCGCCCGGGCCTGCTCAGGAGCGCCGACAAGGGATTGCTTTTCCTCGACGAGATCGGCGAACTCGGCCTCGACGAACAGGCAATGATCCTGCGCGCGATCGAGGAAGGACGCTTCCTTCCGGTCGGCGCCGACAGCGAGGCGAAGAGCGACTTCCAGCTGATCGCGGGAACGAACCGCAACCTTGTCGAGCAGGTGCGCGCCGGCAGCTTTCGCGACGACCTGTTCGCCCGGCTCAACCTCTGGACCTTCTCGTTGCCGGGCCTGGCCGAACGCCGCGAGGATATCGAACCGAATCTCGATTACGAACTGGAACGCTTCGCGGAGCGCGAGGGATCGCGGGTGACGTTCAACAGGGAGGCGCGCGAACGCTACCTCGCCTTTGCGGAGAGTCCGGAAGCGAAATGGCGGGGAAATTTCCGCGATCTTGCCGCCAGCATCACACGCATGGCGACCCTCAACACCACCGGGCGGATCGACAGCGACGCCGTGAAGCTGGAGATCGGCCGGCTTGGCTTCCTCTGGCAGGCCGACGACCGGTCCGCCGACGGGCTCGAACAGATTCTCGATGCGGGCCGGCTGGCGGCCATCGACCCGTTCGATCGGGCCCAGCTTGCCTTCGTGGTCGGGACATGCCGGAGTTGCCGGTCCCTGTCGGAAGCCGGGCGCACCCTCTTCACGGTCTCGCGCGACCTGCGCAAGAGCACCAACGACGCCGACCGGCTTCGCAAATATCTGGCCCGCTTCGGACTCGAGTGGGCCGACATCCGGCAGACGGCCGCCGGCTAGCCCGCGCGTTCGCGCGCCGGCTTTTCATTCCATATCGGCGCAAACACCGCAGCATCAGGGCGCCGGAAGCCCGGCACCGCATCTACCCGTAATGTCGGAAAATATTGGAGGTGTGGGCAGTGCTCGTACCAACCGTCTCTGCGCGCATTTCCCGTTTAAACGGGAAACTATCGGGAATAATCGCCACCGCAGCTGATAGGACAGGTGGACCGCGCCGCCGAGGCGCCGAATTCCACGGCCCAAGCGATAGAGTTCCCGTTTTAGCCGAACGGGAATTTATACTGCAGGAAACGGGACGCCAGTGTGCCATTCGGGACCCGCGAAGACACA
Coding sequences within:
- a CDS encoding efflux RND transporter permease subunit translates to MTPRFFIDRPIFSWVIAIGILLAGIIALRSLPVEQYPSVAPPSLTISVTYPGADAGTLEQNVTQVIEQELNGVEGFLYMASTSESNGTASITLTFEAGTDIDKAQMDVQNRLNRVEQRLPEDVRRQGITVTEANSGFLLIVAITSKSGNTDPMEVNNFANTRVLDELRRVNGVGNVQAFAPEYAMRIWLDPQKLASHGLSPAEALGAVQEQNSQTPGGQLGDQPIAKGAQLNAVITTQGRFTKPEQFESIILRANPDGSAVTLGDVGRVELGAASYLFSSELNGKPMAGLAVQLTPGANALSTAEGIRTRMDELSKGFPPDITWSIPYDTTPFISLSIEEVVKTLGEAMLLVFLVMFLFLQNWRATVIPTVVVPIALAGACLGLWAAGFSINVLTLFGMVLAIGILVDDAIVVIENVERIMSEEHVSPYEATVKAMGQITSAIIGITLVLIAVFIPMAFFPGSTGGIYRQFSLTLAISIAFSALLALTLTPALCATLLKPHDNTVRKGPIGERADRFFAGFNGWFGRTTDRYQGRVGRILSAPLRWLGIFVAMVAVTALLFTRLPGSFLPQEDQGYLITVIQAPPGATTQRTNEATKQVKAFFAAQPQVANVVSVNGFSFFGQGQANAIMFTPLKPWEDRKGKENSADAIAGKAMGAFMGIKQAFVFSLSPPSIPELGTASGFTFKLQDRGGNGRAALMQARNQMLGGAMQSKTLANVRPEGQEDAPVLRVDIDRIKARALGLSIGDVNATLAIAFGSAYANDFTREGRVLRVLIQADAASRMTPQDVVDLKVRSADGQMVPFGSFSTAKWSADAPQLQRYNGYPAMTISGEPAPGQSTGEAMAEMERLAASLPAGFAYEWTGISYEEKQSSGQIGMLLGLSLVVVFLLLAALYESWSVPVAVLLVVPLGVLGAVLFSMLRGLSADIYFNVGLITIIGLSAKNAILIVEFAIEQEAEGKSTLDAVMEAVKLRLRPIIMTSLAFILGMVPLVIASGAGAASRIAVGSGVMGGMIAATLLGIFFIPLFYLSVRKWISRKRPPSPAEKGHHEPEPDHA
- a CDS encoding efflux transporter outer membrane subunit, which encodes MRNAALALLAATMLTGCVNLAPKHTQPALPTDAHYPEGFANDVTLGQRATEIAWRDFFADPQLEALIARAIERNRDLAIAVAQIEEARGQYRIQDADRLPTVGASAEAMRSRSASLTGPGTDTSNRYSVGVGVTSFELDFWGRVKNLSEAARSQYLATQQAERAFRLTLVRDVASTYFASRGAEEQIKLAEATVTSRREGLRIAKLRLDAGVTSALDYRQSETLLTQAETQLASLNLAKAQADNFLAVLVGGPLPADLPAPLALVDQSKPPALTAGLPSELLVARPDIIGAEEQLRAARANVGAARAAFFPSISLTGNIGFASNSLDGLFTNNGLTWSFGPSITLPIFDFGRNKGNLTVAEARENIAVASYEKTVQTAFREVADALAGRRYLAEQVEAQERGTLATRRIADLARKRYREGVSTYLEVLDAERNLFASEQALIEARRAQVDNLVTLYVALGGGMVERR
- the rtcA gene encoding RNA 3'-terminal phosphate cyclase, yielding MITIDGSEGEGGGQVLRYACALSLLTGEAFTIENIRGGREKPGLMRQHVTAIEAACVIGGGECTGLAVGSNSIGFRPGRVTPGDYHFAVGTAGSTGLVLQTILVPLMMADAPSRLVIEGGTHAMAAPPFEFIARTLLPVINRMGPTISARLVRHGFYPRGGGRIEVDIDPAPLRPIECIERGAAGAVQTTAIVAGIPFDIADRELKAAQKMLADWPVDAFSTRQLSAEHGPGNAVLIEAAFEHVTEIMSGFGKLGTPAERVAQTAAKRMAGYIASGAFAGPYLQDQLLLPFAAARGGAFTSVRLSEHSRTAMALIERFTGQRFGVSETGAGNLVEAIA
- a CDS encoding RtcB family protein, translated to MTQTTYEVMNVEGGRPVKMWTRGVPVEDMAREQLTKAAKMPFVFRHVAAMPDVHVGIGATVGSVIPTKGAVIPAAVGVDIGCGMMAARTTLMAHDLPDNLEGIRSAIEAAVPHGRSVGRGQRDHGSWGAPPQAIVDAWATLAERFGRIVAKHPRLKNTNNLTHLGTLGTGNHFIELCLDTEGRVWVMLHSGSRGVGNAIGTYFIELAKKDMRKWFINLPDEDLAYFPEGTDHFDDYVEAVGWAQDFAALNRRMMMANVISALRLQIAKPFEAEAEAVNCHHNYVTRENHFGENVLVTRKGAVRAAKGTMGIIPGSMGAKSFIVRGLGNAESFDSCSHGAGRVMSRTAAKKLVTLDEHIADTAGVECRKDEGVIDETPKAYKPIEAVMAAQADLVEIVHTLKQVVCVKG
- the rtcR gene encoding RNA repair transcriptional activator RtcR, which gives rise to MKPLTVLGFLGSTLDAGKFDAGRWNKWRPSVSICMQEDLRVDRFILLHGSYHRRLAETVARDIADVSPETEVVPHILDFDDAWDFEEVYGKLLDFARDFPFDPDTHDYLVHITTGTHVAQICLFLLTEARYLPGRLLQTQPQRGAPQPVGTWNAIDLDLSRYDSIATRFAEASADSASFLKSGIETRNPAFNRMIGEIEQVAMRSRAPILLMGPTGAGKSQLARKVYELKKLRHQLAGPFVEVNCATLKGDSATSALFGHRKGAFTGAAQDRPGLLRSADKGLLFLDEIGELGLDEQAMILRAIEEGRFLPVGADSEAKSDFQLIAGTNRNLVEQVRAGSFRDDLFARLNLWTFSLPGLAERREDIEPNLDYELERFAEREGSRVTFNREARERYLAFAESPEAKWRGNFRDLAASITRMATLNTTGRIDSDAVKLEIGRLGFLWQADDRSADGLEQILDAGRLAAIDPFDRAQLAFVVGTCRSCRSLSEAGRTLFTVSRDLRKSTNDADRLRKYLARFGLEWADIRQTAAG